The Oscillospiraceae bacterium genome has a segment encoding these proteins:
- a CDS encoding serine hydrolase domain-containing protein: protein MNNNLLNDLVKQVETRGPKVCNLVVRQNGEIIARHDFIPEQPRLLYSVSKTFTSLGIGLAESEGLLGLDETLDVFFNCPRGFEKIKVRHLLMMSSGHGACPLESAGNMDDIEKIYFSKPLVYEPGKVFIYNNAGSYLLSKLLGKRAGCNLKQYLTPRLFEPLGISNPRWDEDQFGVSYGFTDLRLNATDLSKVGQVLLDHGIWQGKQLLPEKYLAQATTKQISTENVRNDWATADSHAGYGYQIWMNSYPGSYRMDGYRGQYVVMLPDKNAVVTYLSDEDKDMLGVLSLTWKYLIDKL, encoded by the coding sequence ATGAATAACAATTTATTGAACGATTTGGTAAAACAAGTCGAAACGAGAGGCCCGAAAGTATGCAACTTGGTGGTTCGTCAAAACGGAGAGATCATCGCGCGCCATGATTTTATTCCCGAACAGCCGCGGCTTTTATATTCGGTCAGTAAAACCTTTACATCGCTCGGCATCGGGCTTGCCGAGAGCGAGGGACTGTTGGGATTGGACGAGACGCTTGATGTGTTTTTCAACTGTCCGCGGGGTTTTGAAAAAATCAAAGTAAGGCATCTGCTGATGATGTCGAGCGGGCACGGCGCTTGTCCGCTGGAGTCCGCCGGGAATATGGACGATATCGAGAAAATTTACTTCAGCAAACCGCTTGTCTATGAGCCGGGGAAGGTGTTTATCTACAACAATGCGGGAAGTTATCTGCTTTCTAAATTGCTCGGGAAGCGGGCTGGGTGCAATTTGAAACAATATCTGACACCGAGATTGTTTGAACCGCTCGGGATTTCAAATCCGCGTTGGGACGAGGATCAATTCGGGGTCAGTTACGGTTTTACTGATCTCCGTCTGAACGCGACCGATCTCTCGAAAGTCGGGCAAGTGCTGCTCGACCATGGGATATGGCAGGGCAAACAACTATTGCCGGAAAAATATCTGGCACAGGCAACGACAAAACAAATTTCCACCGAAAATGTCAGAAACGATTGGGCGACCGCCGATTCGCACGCGGGATATGGATATCAGATATGGATGAACAGTTATCCGGGAAGTTATCGGATGGACGGATACAGGGGACAGTATGTCGTCATGCTGCCTGATAAAAACGCGGTCGTGACTTATCTCTCGGACGAAGATAAAGATATGCTCGGTGTCTTGAGTTTGACTTGGAAGTATTTAATCGACAAATTATGA